A single Henriciella sp. AS95 DNA region contains:
- the sppA gene encoding signal peptide peptidase SppA, with product MRTFFVALGGAVLGALLGAVLLFFIASAAIGGWINSAGASLSGGDETPASAVLSIDLRDQLADQPATSGLGALFGEKGFVNVLTRLDAAKSDPSVKGVLIRASEYSVGSSRAEELRDAIHELRDQGKFVIVHSQGTYAGGPSMMRIMAAADDIVVQPGGDFLPGGITFETMFLKGLFDKLDVRAEIEQFYEYKNAPNVYKQTDYTPAHREAMTVLAESLWESTVADIAADRGLTVEAVKDAFNAAPLSPDTLIDLGLATELGWPEDAMDMAKERGGEGTEIIDVLSYTPKSAPIGTPAIAIVGGEGAIVTGGSNGDLFNGGPAFASDQIAGAILEAGRNDRVKAIVFRVDSPGGSPTASDQIWRAVQRVQEMDKPVVVSMGSVAASGGYYVSTGADWIVANPSTITGSIGIFGGKFALADGLRQIGINTEAITVGGPFSGAMTTLEGFDEEQRSRLHAWLERGYDRFISLVAEGRNMSEADVREIAKGRVWTGQDGLEVGIVDQLGGLMDAIEKARELAGIADDEESRIMFYPVPQGGLPGFGPMAEASASDLGTLARAAEVLEDERVQMLIEQGGVLNGSPVQARGPAFIER from the coding sequence GTGCGGACATTTTTTGTGGCACTTGGAGGCGCGGTTCTTGGCGCGCTGCTGGGAGCAGTCCTACTTTTCTTTATCGCCTCTGCTGCCATAGGCGGATGGATCAATTCAGCTGGCGCCTCGTTGTCGGGCGGAGATGAGACCCCCGCTTCAGCGGTTCTTTCCATAGATCTTCGTGACCAGCTTGCTGATCAGCCCGCAACAAGCGGATTGGGTGCGCTGTTTGGTGAGAAGGGATTCGTCAACGTTCTGACGCGCCTCGATGCCGCCAAGTCCGACCCATCGGTCAAAGGCGTCCTGATAAGAGCGAGCGAATACTCTGTCGGTTCGTCGCGTGCCGAAGAATTGCGCGACGCTATTCATGAGCTGCGCGATCAGGGCAAGTTCGTAATCGTGCATTCACAAGGCACTTATGCGGGCGGGCCGTCCATGATGCGCATCATGGCAGCAGCCGACGACATCGTTGTCCAACCGGGCGGAGATTTCCTGCCGGGCGGCATCACGTTTGAAACCATGTTCCTCAAAGGCCTTTTCGACAAGCTCGACGTCCGGGCGGAGATTGAACAGTTCTACGAGTACAAGAACGCCCCCAACGTCTACAAGCAGACCGACTACACGCCCGCGCACCGCGAAGCGATGACGGTGCTCGCCGAATCGCTCTGGGAATCGACAGTCGCGGACATCGCTGCAGATCGCGGCCTCACGGTCGAAGCGGTCAAAGACGCCTTCAATGCGGCACCGCTTAGCCCCGATACGCTTATCGACCTCGGTCTGGCTACGGAGCTCGGATGGCCGGAAGACGCAATGGACATGGCTAAGGAGCGCGGCGGCGAAGGCACTGAAATCATCGATGTTCTCTCTTACACCCCGAAATCGGCGCCGATTGGCACGCCCGCAATCGCCATCGTCGGCGGCGAAGGGGCAATCGTGACCGGCGGAAGCAATGGCGACCTATTCAATGGCGGCCCTGCATTCGCATCCGACCAAATCGCCGGCGCGATCCTCGAGGCTGGGCGTAACGACCGGGTCAAGGCGATCGTGTTCCGCGTTGACAGTCCCGGCGGCTCTCCGACCGCATCCGATCAGATCTGGCGCGCCGTGCAACGCGTTCAGGAAATGGACAAGCCGGTCGTGGTCTCTATGGGGTCAGTCGCAGCATCAGGTGGATATTATGTTTCGACGGGCGCCGACTGGATTGTTGCCAACCCTTCGACGATTACCGGTTCCATCGGCATTTTTGGCGGCAAGTTCGCCCTCGCTGACGGCCTTCGTCAAATCGGCATCAATACCGAAGCGATTACGGTTGGCGGCCCCTTCTCTGGTGCGATGACAACGCTCGAAGGCTTTGATGAAGAACAGCGCAGCCGCCTCCACGCCTGGCTCGAACGGGGTTACGACCGCTTCATCAGCCTCGTCGCGGAAGGTCGCAATATGAGCGAAGCGGATGTCCGCGAAATCGCCAAGGGGCGGGTCTGGACGGGACAGGACGGCCTGGAAGTTGGCATTGTGGACCAACTTGGCGGCTTGATGGATGCAATCGAAAAAGCCCGCGAACTCGCTGGAATTGCTGACGATGAAGAAAGCCGCATCATGTTCTACCCTGTGCCACAGGGCGGACTCCCGGGCTTCGGTCCGATGGCAGAAGCGTCAGCCAGTGATCTCGGCACGTTGGCCCGAGCCGCAGAGGTCCTGGAGGATGAGCGCGTCCAGATGCTGATCGAGCAAGGAGGCGTACTCAATGGGTCGCCCGTCCAAGCTCGCGGACCGGCCTTCATTGAGCGCTAG
- a CDS encoding chorismate mutase, which translates to MSDTAAPDTRRHTAQTAQTMADVRYEIDRLDRELVKLLEERQSFMDAAARIKGTRKSVHDRARIEDVITKVVAEAKRQGLSPAIAEPVWRTLIDRCIAYEFEAFDALKPGLDKA; encoded by the coding sequence ATGTCAGATACCGCCGCCCCCGATACTCGCCGCCATACCGCGCAGACCGCGCAAACAATGGCCGATGTGCGTTACGAGATTGATCGCCTTGATCGCGAACTCGTCAAACTCCTGGAAGAACGACAGTCGTTCATGGATGCCGCCGCGCGAATCAAAGGCACCCGTAAAAGCGTGCATGACCGCGCCCGGATTGAAGATGTCATCACCAAAGTGGTCGCTGAGGCGAAACGGCAAGGACTGTCTCCAGCAATCGCCGAACCTGTCTGGCGGACGCTGATCGATCGTTGCATTGCTTACGAATTTGAAGCTTTCGATGCTCTCAAGCCCGGCTTGGACAAGGCATGA
- a CDS encoding MotA/TolQ/ExbB proton channel family protein, translated as MKVFKKSLQALGATALVMGSAIAFSAPAVAQDVSLADILRRVQQDSQQMSAEDQRRLQEFKADRDEQARLMGEARGQLNAAEARGRTLSAEFDENERQLTELSAELETQAGDFGELLGQFRTAAGETMPIIRESLSNYEYSGRAEKLAEVSEARSLPTREDLDALPKAMLQEMVAQSEVKTFTGSVAGAGPDATVADVEVMRVGVFTAATTDDTRFLEIITANTDEPYLRVLKAQPSGDFASAMKKLINADEGEVVITPVDPTKGQLFAVEGEMPSIGERINQGGIVGYVILVLLAIGAAFAIFKIVTLFLMGGAMRKTAKTRQAGTGNPLARVFEAYETNRHQDIESLELKLDEQILRESPKIERFNDIVKVLAAVAPLLGLLGTVIGMIITFTAITNFGAGDPKLMAGGISVALMTTVLGLVAAIPLLLLHAVAASLARGNQQILDEQAAGLVAERAESNTGVA; from the coding sequence ATGAAAGTATTCAAAAAATCTCTGCAGGCCCTCGGCGCGACAGCGCTGGTCATGGGATCTGCAATTGCCTTTTCCGCCCCTGCGGTGGCTCAGGATGTGTCGCTTGCCGATATCCTTCGCCGCGTTCAGCAGGATTCACAGCAGATGTCCGCTGAAGACCAGCGTCGTTTGCAAGAGTTCAAGGCTGATCGTGATGAACAGGCTCGCCTGATGGGCGAAGCCCGTGGGCAGCTCAACGCAGCTGAAGCCCGTGGCCGTACGCTCTCCGCCGAATTCGACGAAAATGAGCGTCAGCTGACCGAGCTTTCCGCAGAGCTGGAAACGCAAGCCGGTGACTTCGGCGAGCTTCTTGGCCAGTTCCGTACGGCGGCTGGTGAAACAATGCCGATCATTCGTGAATCGCTCTCAAACTATGAGTATAGCGGTCGCGCTGAAAAGCTGGCTGAAGTGTCCGAAGCCCGGTCGCTTCCGACCCGCGAAGACCTCGACGCACTGCCAAAGGCGATGCTTCAGGAAATGGTCGCTCAGTCTGAGGTGAAAACCTTCACGGGGTCGGTTGCCGGCGCTGGTCCGGACGCAACCGTTGCTGATGTCGAAGTTATGCGTGTCGGTGTTTTCACCGCTGCAACCACTGACGACACACGCTTCCTGGAGATCATCACGGCAAACACCGATGAGCCTTATCTGCGTGTCCTGAAAGCTCAGCCCAGCGGCGACTTTGCGTCTGCCATGAAAAAGCTGATCAACGCCGATGAAGGCGAAGTGGTCATCACGCCAGTTGATCCAACCAAAGGTCAGCTCTTCGCCGTCGAAGGTGAAATGCCGTCGATCGGTGAGCGGATTAATCAGGGTGGTATCGTTGGTTATGTGATCCTCGTCCTGCTCGCCATCGGTGCAGCATTCGCAATCTTCAAGATTGTCACGCTGTTCCTCATGGGTGGAGCGATGCGCAAGACGGCGAAAACCCGTCAGGCCGGTACGGGCAATCCGCTTGCCCGCGTGTTCGAAGCTTACGAGACCAATCGTCATCAGGACATCGAGTCGCTCGAGCTGAAGCTTGACGAACAGATCCTGCGTGAGTCGCCGAAGATCGAGCGCTTCAACGACATCGTTAAAGTGCTTGCTGCTGTTGCACCGCTTCTGGGCCTTCTTGGAACGGTTATCGGTATGATCATCACCTTTACCGCCATCACCAACTTTGGTGCCGGCGATCCGAAGCTGATGGCAGGCGGTATCTCCGTTGCTCTTATGACGACTGTTCTTGGTCTGGTTGCAGCTATTCCGCTGCTTCTGCTCCACGCTGTTGCGGCCTCTTTGGCTCGCGGCAATCAGCAGATCCTTGATGAGCAAGCAGCCGGCCTCGTCGCCGAGCGTGCAGAGTCCAACACGGGAGTGGCGTAA
- a CDS encoding Hpt domain-containing protein yields the protein MTARTEIDIEHLLSMTGGDADLAEEVIDIFRQQAAIWSRLLDPRAEPGQWADAAHTLKGAALSIGANDLADSCKKAEAAGRDLPPTVAGAALLLNEVKDQIAMTLEACGRATHALSKPGLRASKASNS from the coding sequence ATGACAGCGCGCACCGAAATCGACATCGAACATCTGCTTTCAATGACCGGGGGCGATGCGGATCTTGCTGAAGAGGTCATCGACATCTTCAGGCAGCAAGCGGCCATCTGGTCGAGATTGCTTGATCCGCGCGCCGAGCCTGGCCAGTGGGCCGATGCGGCTCATACCCTGAAAGGCGCAGCGCTCAGTATTGGAGCAAATGACCTGGCGGACTCTTGCAAGAAGGCGGAAGCGGCCGGACGCGACCTTCCACCAACTGTGGCGGGGGCGGCCCTATTGCTAAATGAGGTGAAGGATCAGATTGCCATGACGCTGGAAGCGTGCGGGCGCGCAACTCATGCCTTGTCCAAGCCGGGCTTGAGAGCATCGAAAGCTTCAAATTCGTAA
- a CDS encoding sulfotransferase domain-containing protein — MPKRIDFMIAGVQKGGTTSLDAYLRQHPDISMAKKKEVHFFDKRPPTGIRPLDYAIYHRQFHWAEQARGVKLGEATPILTWWTGAMERLWQYNPDIKVIMLLRDPVERAWSHFRMDKRLQREGETFSNAIRTERERARRSLPKQDRERSQVSRGFYAHQVRNLKRLFPDEQLLFLRSEDLSTSAQPELDKVTDFLGVSRFAFAEEPRHNSATDGETMPADDRALLEESYRLDAEETRRLLGWDQGPWSV, encoded by the coding sequence ATGCCAAAGCGTATCGATTTCATGATTGCTGGCGTCCAGAAGGGCGGGACGACGTCGCTTGACGCCTATCTGCGCCAGCACCCAGACATCTCGATGGCGAAGAAGAAGGAAGTTCACTTCTTCGACAAGCGCCCGCCAACCGGCATTCGACCGCTCGACTATGCCATCTACCACCGCCAGTTTCACTGGGCCGAGCAGGCGCGCGGCGTAAAGCTGGGCGAGGCAACGCCAATCCTCACCTGGTGGACGGGCGCCATGGAGCGGCTCTGGCAATACAATCCGGACATCAAGGTCATCATGCTGCTGCGCGACCCGGTTGAACGCGCCTGGTCTCACTTCCGGATGGACAAACGCCTGCAGCGCGAAGGTGAAACCTTTTCCAATGCGATTCGCACCGAACGCGAGCGCGCCCGCCGCTCGCTTCCAAAACAGGACCGCGAGCGCAGCCAGGTCTCGCGCGGCTTTTACGCCCATCAGGTCCGTAATCTGAAACGCCTCTTTCCGGACGAGCAGCTTCTCTTCCTGCGCAGCGAGGATCTCTCGACAAGCGCGCAGCCCGAACTCGACAAGGTCACAGACTTTCTCGGCGTCTCCCGCTTCGCCTTCGCAGAGGAGCCGCGCCACAATAGCGCCACCGACGGCGAAACCATGCCGGCGGACGATCGTGCCTTGCTGGAAGAGTCGTATCGGCTCGATGCTGAGGAGACCCGGCGGCTGCTTGGATGGGACCAGGGGCCGTGGAGTGTCTGA
- a CDS encoding acyltransferase family protein produces MVFKPQNRDGYIPAIDGMRAIAVVLVLLFHVGLEAFAGGFIGVDVFFVISGYLITGIILRQGDDFSFSNFYKRRIKRLLPAMIVTVLATLAAGLILMNPQELKSLGQETVYASLSLANVLYWFDSGYFEAGSETKALLHTWSLGVEEQFYLVWPAIIFLTAKLGKPVLIAVVTVMFALSLAGAIMLQPTAPEAVFFLTPFRIFQFACGAIIAILNLRLGGRLGLLLAIIATLALVALSMSINGSTGTVLSAMLAPAVAAAALIVASSGSLVAHTIGSAPMTWIGQRSYSIYLCHWPIIVFWRQETGLELNLTESAVLFIASIVIGTLLHWLVEARFRWAKTSFREGMIHTALAVSIAGSVFAGAHAWALSAPRVSSTTDQPIIVTDTKTMHWDLAPYSRWGTCFIGRGVPMKKWDKDACFEMSDVKPNWLIIGDSYAGETYMLLKDAFPELNFVQANMAACPPLIRSAQSPQENQNCVDFADFEINELSQDDRLKGIVVSARWDRYTKDDTLPGLEETISHLEDSGKQVLITGQRPWFKVSIPKLYLDDPELSSELPRSEILPRVLSLEESLKDKFADIWIDMFEIQCPSNCPIRADEGQLLYRDGGHLSVSAKSYFREELREQVTPLIK; encoded by the coding sequence ATGGTCTTCAAGCCGCAGAACAGGGATGGTTACATCCCCGCAATTGATGGCATGCGCGCGATCGCAGTTGTGCTGGTTCTTCTCTTTCACGTCGGGTTGGAAGCATTTGCAGGCGGCTTTATTGGCGTCGATGTCTTCTTCGTGATCTCCGGCTATCTTATTACGGGGATCATCCTCCGCCAGGGTGACGATTTTTCGTTCAGCAATTTCTACAAACGACGCATAAAACGCCTGCTTCCGGCAATGATTGTAACGGTGCTAGCAACGCTGGCAGCTGGCCTGATATTGATGAATCCGCAGGAGCTGAAGAGCCTCGGCCAGGAAACCGTCTACGCGTCATTGTCCCTCGCTAACGTCCTTTACTGGTTTGATTCGGGCTATTTCGAAGCGGGCTCGGAAACCAAAGCTCTGCTCCACACCTGGTCTCTTGGCGTTGAAGAGCAGTTCTATCTGGTCTGGCCCGCCATCATTTTCCTGACGGCCAAGCTTGGAAAGCCCGTCCTCATCGCGGTTGTGACCGTCATGTTCGCGCTTTCGCTGGCTGGTGCGATTATGCTGCAACCGACAGCGCCAGAAGCTGTCTTCTTTCTCACGCCATTTCGCATTTTTCAATTCGCCTGCGGGGCCATTATCGCCATTCTCAATCTCCGTCTTGGCGGGCGGCTCGGCCTCCTGCTAGCCATTATAGCGACGCTCGCCCTCGTCGCATTGTCAATGTCGATCAATGGCTCGACGGGGACCGTCCTCTCGGCGATGCTCGCCCCAGCAGTCGCAGCTGCCGCGCTCATAGTGGCAAGCTCAGGTTCGCTCGTTGCGCATACCATTGGCAGCGCGCCAATGACCTGGATTGGTCAGCGCTCCTATTCCATTTATCTCTGCCATTGGCCAATCATAGTCTTCTGGCGCCAGGAAACCGGTCTCGAACTTAATCTGACCGAGAGCGCCGTTCTCTTCATTGCGTCCATAGTTATCGGCACTCTGCTGCACTGGCTGGTCGAAGCGCGTTTCAGATGGGCGAAGACAAGTTTCAGAGAGGGTATGATTCACACGGCTCTGGCGGTGTCGATCGCAGGTTCCGTGTTTGCAGGCGCCCACGCCTGGGCCCTCAGCGCTCCTCGCGTCAGTAGCACTACGGACCAGCCTATCATCGTCACGGACACAAAAACGATGCATTGGGACCTCGCGCCTTATTCAAGGTGGGGAACATGTTTCATTGGTCGCGGCGTACCGATGAAAAAATGGGACAAGGATGCCTGTTTCGAAATGTCGGACGTCAAGCCTAACTGGCTCATAATCGGAGACAGCTATGCTGGCGAAACCTACATGTTGCTGAAAGACGCCTTTCCCGAATTGAACTTTGTCCAAGCCAACATGGCCGCCTGCCCACCATTGATCAGGTCCGCTCAGTCGCCGCAGGAGAATCAGAACTGCGTCGATTTCGCAGACTTCGAAATCAATGAGCTCTCTCAAGACGACCGGCTGAAGGGGATTGTCGTTTCTGCACGCTGGGACCGGTACACAAAAGATGACACGCTGCCTGGCCTCGAGGAGACAATATCGCATCTTGAGGACAGCGGAAAACAGGTGCTGATCACGGGTCAGCGGCCCTGGTTCAAAGTTTCGATCCCGAAGCTTTACCTGGACGACCCCGAACTTTCCAGTGAGCTCCCGCGATCTGAAATCCTGCCACGAGTCCTCAGTCTTGAGGAATCGCTGAAGGACAAATTTGCTGACATCTGGATCGACATGTTCGAGATTCAGTGCCCGTCCAACTGCCCGATTCGCGCCGATGAGGGACAATTACTCTATCGCGACGGCGGACACCTCAGCGTTTCGGCCAAGAGCTATTTCAGGGAAGAACTGCGCGAGCAGGTGACACCGCTGATCAAATGA
- the acs gene encoding acetate--CoA ligase, whose product MSDHAKSYPVPEDFAAKANLTPEKYKEMYAASVDDPEGFWAEHGKRIEWMEPFTTVKDVSWDKDDLHVRWFSDGTLNVTESCLDRQLETRADKPAIIWEGDEPDDSHTLTYRQMYHAVCRFSNVLKEMGVKKGDRVTIYMPMIVEAAMAMLACARIGAVHSVVFGGFSPEALAGRITDCESRFVITADEGVRGGRIVPLKANCDKACDHANGMVDKVLVVRRTGNAVEMKEGRDLWLHEVGADVADTCPPEPMNAEDPLFILYTSGSTGKPKGVLHTCGGYLVWASMTHEYVFDLKEDDVFWCSADVGWVTGHTYIVYGPLANGATSVMFEGVPTYPTASRFWEACDKHGVTIFYTAPTAIRALMREGDGPVKSTDRSSIRLLGTVGEPINPEAWEWYFKVVGEERCPIVDTWWQTETGGTMIVPLPGTTEMKPGAGSHPFFGVKPKLVDAEGHELRGATEGNLILTDSWPGQMRTVYGDHQRFIETYFSAYPGNYFTGDGCRRDEGGFFWITGRVDDVINVSGHRMGTAEVESALVSHDGVAEAAVVGYPHDIKGQGIYAYVTTVADVEPSDELKAELVKHVRSEIGPIASPDLIQFAPGLPKTRSGKIMRRILRKIAEDSFDNLGDTSTLAEPEVVDQLIEGRQNRKVHA is encoded by the coding sequence ATGAGCGATCACGCCAAATCCTACCCTGTCCCGGAAGACTTTGCGGCAAAGGCCAATCTGACGCCGGAGAAGTATAAGGAGATGTATGCGGCCTCGGTCGATGATCCGGAAGGCTTCTGGGCCGAACATGGCAAGCGGATCGAGTGGATGGAGCCTTTCACCACGGTGAAAGACGTGTCCTGGGACAAGGATGACCTACACGTTCGATGGTTTTCCGACGGGACGCTGAATGTCACCGAAAGCTGCCTCGATCGACAGCTCGAGACCCGCGCTGACAAGCCTGCCATCATCTGGGAAGGCGACGAGCCGGACGATAGCCACACGCTGACCTACCGCCAGATGTACCACGCCGTCTGCCGGTTCTCGAACGTCCTCAAGGAGATGGGTGTCAAGAAAGGTGATCGCGTCACGATTTACATGCCGATGATTGTCGAGGCGGCGATGGCGATGCTCGCCTGTGCGCGGATCGGCGCCGTGCATTCAGTCGTGTTCGGCGGCTTTTCTCCTGAAGCGCTGGCTGGGCGGATTACTGATTGCGAATCCCGTTTTGTCATTACGGCAGACGAAGGCGTGCGCGGCGGCCGTATCGTACCGCTGAAGGCCAATTGCGACAAAGCCTGCGATCACGCCAATGGTATGGTCGACAAGGTGCTCGTCGTTCGCCGGACCGGCAATGCTGTCGAGATGAAAGAGGGCCGCGATCTCTGGCTGCATGAAGTTGGCGCGGACGTCGCCGATACCTGTCCACCCGAACCGATGAATGCGGAAGACCCGCTGTTCATCCTCTACACGTCAGGCTCGACCGGCAAACCGAAAGGCGTGCTGCACACCTGCGGCGGCTACCTCGTCTGGGCGTCGATGACGCATGAATATGTCTTTGATCTAAAAGAAGATGATGTCTTCTGGTGCTCTGCCGATGTCGGCTGGGTGACGGGCCACACATATATCGTCTATGGCCCGCTCGCGAATGGCGCGACATCGGTCATGTTCGAAGGGGTGCCGACTTATCCGACCGCGTCGCGCTTCTGGGAAGCCTGCGACAAGCACGGTGTGACGATTTTCTACACGGCGCCGACGGCGATCCGCGCGCTTATGCGTGAAGGCGATGGCCCCGTGAAATCGACCGACCGGTCCTCCATCCGCCTGCTGGGCACGGTGGGTGAGCCCATCAACCCGGAAGCCTGGGAATGGTATTTCAAGGTTGTCGGCGAAGAGCGCTGCCCGATTGTCGACACCTGGTGGCAGACCGAGACAGGCGGTACCATGATCGTGCCACTGCCGGGGACCACGGAGATGAAACCGGGTGCAGGCTCACACCCCTTCTTCGGCGTGAAGCCTAAACTGGTTGATGCCGAAGGCCACGAACTGCGCGGCGCCACCGAAGGCAATCTGATTCTTACCGACAGCTGGCCTGGCCAGATGCGGACCGTTTATGGTGATCATCAGCGCTTTATCGAAACCTATTTCTCGGCCTATCCGGGCAACTATTTCACCGGAGATGGCTGCCGCCGCGACGAGGGCGGCTTCTTCTGGATCACCGGACGGGTCGATGACGTCATCAATGTCTCGGGCCACCGTATGGGCACGGCAGAAGTCGAAAGCGCTCTGGTGTCTCACGATGGCGTGGCTGAAGCAGCGGTGGTCGGGTATCCGCACGATATCAAGGGGCAGGGTATCTATGCCTATGTCACGACCGTGGCGGACGTAGAACCGAGCGATGAGCTAAAGGCCGAACTCGTCAAACATGTACGCTCGGAAATCGGCCCGATCGCGAGCCCCGATCTCATCCAGTTTGCCCCCGGATTGCCGAAGACGCGTTCGGGGAAAATCATGCGCCGCATCCTGCGCAAGATTGCAGAAGACAGCTTTGACAATCTAGGCGACACCTCGACCCTCGCTGAACCCGAAGTCGTCGACCAACTCATCGAAGGGCGCCAGAATCGCAAGGTCCACGCTTGA
- a CDS encoding alpha/beta hydrolase — protein sequence MSHAQRYFEMLGIAYEVPSETDRFDAFLNAAMAYFFNGEIDDSHLAADVPRHKGDDETLDTHGRRIGALIEEASRREQDTSERFHAIIDISARTLLVTGNPAAAHLTGCTFPCPLDDFPLDADAIREIRSTLRSAEHQRQDRIILASVGETQAHPCLALIQRPKDTADMVHVSLSYIDWSEGLMNRLGEAFGLTPSETEILEGYLGNLGQKEIAHQRGRSVETVKGQSKAILRKTGCARMSDVVQLCGSIAFLIRQLPEQATPPSTESWITPTDNMQLLPRGKGRSLAWYGVGEGDKPVLFIHGYLQGPFFTRQFLQALARTNVRLIAPSRPGFGHSSPSATRADFDDTVVRDALALVNHLGIEKVSLCVHQGGASHGFRIAKALECRMGDMLVIGGGIPIDEKVHLSHMDPQTRFAAMATRHAPSIMKMVTSIGLPVYRRRGTRAFLEKQFAKSPTDLATLSDPELLKVQAQGLYHAVEQGAGAWVSDGAAAMADWTADLEAVDARQIWLQAREDSIISAEDVRSYMTGKPNVEFHILEGHGTNILHTAIEDVITALDRLQ from the coding sequence ATAAGGGAGACGATGAGACGCTCGACACGCACGGCAGGCGTATCGGCGCGCTTATTGAGGAAGCGTCACGGCGGGAACAGGACACGAGCGAGCGTTTCCACGCAATCATCGATATTTCGGCGCGCACTTTACTGGTCACCGGCAATCCTGCCGCGGCGCATCTTACCGGGTGCACGTTTCCTTGTCCGTTAGATGACTTTCCACTGGACGCCGATGCCATCCGCGAGATCCGATCGACTCTCCGTTCGGCCGAACATCAGCGACAGGACAGGATCATTCTTGCCAGTGTCGGCGAGACGCAGGCGCACCCTTGTCTAGCATTGATTCAACGCCCCAAAGACACTGCAGATATGGTTCACGTATCGCTGTCCTACATCGACTGGTCAGAGGGGCTCATGAACCGTCTTGGTGAGGCCTTCGGTCTGACGCCGAGCGAAACTGAAATACTCGAGGGCTATCTCGGAAATCTTGGCCAGAAGGAAATCGCCCACCAGCGGGGCCGTTCTGTTGAGACGGTCAAGGGCCAGTCAAAGGCAATCCTGCGCAAGACCGGGTGCGCGCGCATGTCCGACGTTGTTCAGCTGTGCGGCAGCATCGCTTTCCTGATTCGCCAGTTGCCAGAGCAAGCCACCCCTCCAAGCACTGAAAGCTGGATCACACCGACGGATAATATGCAGCTCCTTCCGCGCGGAAAAGGCCGATCGCTTGCCTGGTACGGTGTCGGCGAAGGGGACAAGCCAGTCCTGTTCATTCACGGCTATCTTCAGGGGCCATTCTTTACCCGGCAGTTTCTACAGGCCCTGGCCAGAACCAATGTTCGACTGATCGCGCCTTCGAGGCCCGGATTTGGCCATTCCAGCCCCAGCGCCACGCGTGCGGACTTTGATGACACGGTCGTCAGGGACGCGCTCGCTCTGGTCAATCATCTCGGTATCGAAAAGGTCAGCCTCTGCGTCCACCAGGGCGGGGCTTCGCACGGATTCAGAATCGCCAAGGCGCTTGAATGCCGGATGGGTGACATGCTGGTCATCGGTGGCGGCATACCGATAGATGAAAAGGTGCATCTCTCGCATATGGACCCGCAGACGCGCTTTGCGGCCATGGCGACGCGTCACGCGCCATCGATCATGAAAATGGTCACCTCCATCGGTCTGCCGGTCTACCGGCGGCGCGGGACGAGAGCCTTTCTGGAAAAGCAGTTCGCGAAGTCGCCGACTGATCTTGCGACTTTATCGGACCCGGAACTCCTAAAGGTTCAGGCGCAGGGGCTTTACCATGCGGTCGAGCAGGGGGCCGGGGCGTGGGTAAGCGATGGCGCTGCGGCGATGGCCGACTGGACAGCCGATCTTGAGGCAGTTGATGCTCGTCAGATATGGCTTCAGGCCCGTGAGGACTCGATCATATCAGCCGAGGATGTGCGCTCTTATATGACAGGAAAACCGAACGTGGAATTCCATATTCTTGAAGGTCATGGCACCAACATCCTGCACACCGCTATTGAGGACGTCATAACTGCACTGGATCGCCTGCAATGA
- a CDS encoding DUF3450 domain-containing protein produces the protein MKKVLTPARGAVAAALVAGMAMPAVAQGQLRQALDTGEQATRKAERVQEQINQLDDQRSDMVSEFRTLLQRTQAAQLYARQQEKVVESQRRELASLEQQLGRVDEITAQTTPMLIDMIADLEAFLQADLPFKINERTEAINELRAAMENPQVPIVEQYRLIIEAYKREMEYGRTIQTWPEEIDIDGKPVMVDMFLYGRVALVYLSPDNKYAARYDRASNAWVPVQSKFKEDIAQAIKVAKGTTTPSVLYAPATRLNVSAQ, from the coding sequence ATGAAAAAAGTACTGACACCGGCGCGAGGTGCCGTGGCAGCGGCGCTAGTTGCCGGCATGGCAATGCCCGCGGTGGCCCAGGGCCAACTGCGCCAAGCCCTGGATACGGGAGAGCAGGCGACTCGCAAGGCCGAGCGAGTACAGGAGCAGATTAACCAGCTGGACGATCAGCGTTCCGATATGGTCAGCGAGTTCCGGACTCTCCTTCAACGGACCCAGGCTGCTCAGCTCTATGCGCGCCAGCAGGAAAAAGTGGTCGAGAGCCAACGCCGCGAACTGGCCTCTCTTGAGCAGCAGCTCGGCCGCGTGGATGAGATCACGGCTCAGACGACGCCAATGCTGATCGACATGATCGCGGATCTCGAAGCCTTTCTTCAGGCTGATCTTCCCTTCAAGATCAATGAGCGTACCGAAGCGATCAATGAGCTGCGGGCCGCTATGGAAAACCCGCAGGTTCCGATCGTTGAGCAGTACCGCCTCATCATCGAAGCTTATAAGCGTGAAATGGAGTACGGTCGGACGATCCAAACCTGGCCGGAAGAAATCGACATCGACGGTAAACCGGTGATGGTCGACATGTTCCTCTACGGCCGCGTTGCCCTCGTTTATCTGTCGCCAGACAACAAGTACGCCGCTCGCTATGACCGTGCATCCAACGCTTGGGTGCCCGTGCAAAGCAAGTTCAAGGAAGACATTGCACAGGCCATCAAGGTCGCCAAAGGCACCACGACGCCGAGCGTTCTTTACGCTCCAGCGACGCGCCTGAATGTGTCTGCCCAGTAA